ATTAATCACAACAGCTCATGTTACGAGTAGTTCTGTGCCGAGTCACTTGTGACATTGCAGTGGCACTTGAAATGTGAGGTTGTATAATTGTTCTCATGAGACATTAATTCATGTCATTTTATAGGCAATTCTGGGAGGTACTGTTCAAGTGCCAACTCTCGCTGGAGATGTTGTTCTAAAGGTATGCCCAAAAAGGTCTATCTTAATTGTGCAAGGTTTTAGTTGTTTATTAAGTGGCAAACTATCCATCGGTCTCATGTACCTTCTTGTTGTAGGTTAAGCCTGGTACTCAACCTGGTCAGAAGGTTGTTCTGAGAGGAAAAGGTAAATTGCATTGGACTGTTTATCTTTTGCTCGTGGTTCATTTTATCTTAGGTGCATATACGGTGACATAGTTTATAGTTGGTGCTTTTATGTTGAAGTACATCTTGTGTTTGCTAGGTATAACTACTACTAGTTGCTAAGATCTACTCTTTTCTTCGGAACAATTGAAAAGTAGGCATTTGCCAAACTGTATCTGGGTTTAAGTCTTCAAGTGAAGCAATAAGGATATGAATAAGCAACGAAGAGACAAAGTTTGTAGCACCTCCAAAATTGTCTCCTTTTGCCTTCCTGTATATTAGATTGCCAGGAGTAAGATCTGAAAGAAAATGCCAGGATTCGTTTTTAGCTGGCATCTAGGTGAACATTCAGCTTGAACGACCACATAAATGATTTATGTATGGCATCACATTTTCAGATACTAATAATGATTATAGGAAAACGGAATAACTGATGcatttcttttgcctatataataaTAAACATCGTGTCCTGCAGGAATCAAGACGAGAAACTCGTATTCATATGGAGACCAATATGTCCATTTCAATGTCAAAATCCCTGTGTAAGTTGCCTGCAAAACTTGTGTACAATGCCCTGTGCCGTCACAGGTAGTTCTCACACATATTTCCTGCAGGAATTTGACGCAGAAACAGCGCATGCTTCTTGAGGAGTTCGAGAAGGAAGAGAAGGGCGAGGACGACAAGGATGCGGAAAAGGCTGCTGGTGCATCAGGATAGCCGGTCTTAGGAGCCAAGCCGCCCAGCATTTCATGGGCAGTTTAGCTCATCACACACCACAAGATAGAGTAGGATGCTGCCTGGAATTCACAGGTTTAAGTTATATAGTTAGGTTGCATGGAATTCGCATGGCAACACATAGATCTTGGTTTCGagttattgtagctgggaaataatGCTACACCCTGCCGCCTGGCACGTATTCTTCTCCCAAGAGTGAGGCATGACGGTTGGCGGCATCTTGTATTGTATAATTGATCTTGTTATGTTTTAGAGACACACTGAACACACGGTGCCACTGTCTTATTCATGTCGCTGGTCAGAAGATTTTGTCATTGGGAACAATTTTGCTAGCTCTGTTTTCACTGTTTTTGAGAGTTTTGATTTAGGACAGTGTTTGCTGGGCCGAACGCAAATGCTGGTGTTCGGCCTTATGGTTCTGTTCTTCTGGAACTTGCTTGGTCTTCTGTAAAATCATTTTTTGTTGGCTGCATTTTCATGGATAAGATGTCATGTGTAATTCAAAGTTTTGCCAATTTGCAGTAGTAATTGTGCCTTTTCATATTGCAATTGAGCAATGTTGAGATGAGCAACATTGTTTCAAAAATAAAATTTTTTGTTGAGATGAGCAACATGAACAGGCCTTGTTGTTGCAATCGTTGTAATGGCTGCATTCTCATGGATATTAATGCTCCTGACTGCACTTTCTTGTAATTCAGCGAGAGCAATTTTGAGAACCTATTCTGTGGCTGGGACGATGGACGCTTGTTCACCTCTCTCGCTGCCCAACTCTGTCCACAGCCTCATCTTCTCCTCCTTGTACGAGAATAATTTTGGTTTCCTTTTTGGTTGGTGGTTGCATCTGGATGCGGCGGCCGCGTAGAGGAGGAGGATGCTGAGGCCGATGCTGGCGTGCTGCAAGCTCTACGTCTCCGAGGGCCGGAGCGCGGCGGCCCTGCGCGCCGTCGAGCAGGCGGCGCGCCGGCACCACCCGGCCGTAGTCCTCGTCAACACCTTCGCCGACGACGCCTACAACCGGGTCGGCTACACGCTCGTCTCCCGCCTCCCGGACCCCGTCGCGCCCGCCGCGCCGCTGCGGCGCGCCGTGTTCGGCATGGTCGAGGCCGCGCTCGGGGCCATCGACCTCGGCGCCCACGCCGGCGCGCACCCGCGGCTCGGCGCCGTCGACCACGTCTGCTTCCACCCCCTCGCCGGGGCCGCCCTCCGCGACGTCGcagcgctcgccgccgccgtggccgCTGACATCGGCGACGGGCTCCGAGGTAAACCAGCCTCCTCCGTCTCTCGTTCTTGTTCCCCTCTGCTTGCCACTCCGTGCGGCGTGCTGATGCTCAGATTCGTTTCTTGCGACGACGGTGTCGGTCCGCAGTGCCGACGTACCTCTACGGCGCGGCGCACCGGGAGGGCCGGAAGCTGGCGGCCATCAGGAGGCAGCTAGGCTACTTCAAGCCCCAGAGCAGCGCCGAGTGGCACGGGCCGCTCCCGGTCGCGGCCGACACGACGGCGCTGCCAGTCGCGCCCGACGCCGGCCCGGACGCGGCGTCGGCGTCCAAGGGCGTGCTGGTGCTCGGGGCGACGGCCTGGGTGGACAACTACAACGTCCCGGTGCGCACCGCCGACGTGGAGGCCGTGCGGCGGGTCGCGCGCCGGGTCAGCGAGCGCGGCGGCGGGCTCCGGTCCGTGCAGGCGATGGGGCTCGCGCACGGCGACGGCGGCGCCGAGGTCGCGTGCAACCTGCTCGACCTCGGGAGCGTGGGCGCCGAGGAGGTGCAGGGCATGGTGGAGCGGCTCGCGGGTGAGGAAGGGCTCGCCGTCGGCGAGGGGTACTTCACGGATTTCTCCCAGGAGAAGATCGTCGAGCTCTACATGGAGAAATCAGCTCAGGCTGAGGCTTAATTTAATCTCAAGGTCAAGTGAAATCGGCTCTTGTTTGTTGAAATATAATCCTAACCGATCAAGAATGAGTACTTAACATTGTTCATGTGAAGCAAATGCATTGTACTCTATGCATTTTCCACAGAGTTTGTCTTCTCCATGCCCCGTCTTGACGCCGAGCATTTTGTGGCACGCTATATTTTCAACCGCAACCCGCCAATAAACCGCTGTCGAGGCCTTTCTTCATGTACTAACCAATCATAAACTTGCCCCCCTTCTGATTTTCAGGGGATGGGCCGCATCCTCACCTATTGACCAATTAAATTAACCCTCTTTGTAAAAACTTGTAACtcgtttgtacgtgtagcattactcaaaaataaatgatGTGGGGGGAGAGAGAAAGGGAGAAACGCTGGAGCCTGTCTGTAGAATTATTGACGGTCCACTCCCAAGTAAATCGCTGCTTATACACTGCTGCTTTCGTCGCTGTCGTGGGCTGATAGATCGCATATATATGGGCCCATTGTTTACAAGCGGTTGGAGTGTTTACAGCAGACGCCCCATTATACTTCTATTCTTAACGGTGTCTATAGATGATGTGTACGTATGCTGCAGAAAGCAGGCGTCGACACTGATGTACATACCCTAAAAGGAATAAAGAGGGGTTGATGGAATATCCTTCCCTTGCACACTAGCGCCCCACTGCCTCCCTAGCCCCCGCCGAGGCGACTACCTCGCCGAGCCGAGTTTGTCGCTTCTGTTCATAGTATACATGACACAACCTCCCAACCATCTCCACGTACTAGCCCGAGGATCGNNNNNNNNNNNNNNNNNNNNNNNNNNNNNNNNNNNNNNNNNNNNNNNNNNNNNNNNNNNNNNNNNNNNNNNNNNNNNNNNNNNNNNNNNNNNNNNNNNNNNNNNNNNNNNNNNNNNNNNNNNNNNNNNNNNNNNNNNNNNNNNNNNNNNNNNNNNNNNNNNNNNNNNNNNNNNNNNNNNNNNNNNNNGGAGATGTATGCCCAAGctctcggcctcctcctcgc
This portion of the Triticum dicoccoides isolate Atlit2015 ecotype Zavitan chromosome 7A, WEW_v2.0, whole genome shotgun sequence genome encodes:
- the LOC119329403 gene encoding formimidoyltransferase-cyclodeaminase-like, whose amino-acid sequence is MLRPMLACCKLYVSEGRSAAALRAVEQAARRHHPAVVLVNTFADDAYNRVGYTLVSRLPDPVAPAAPLRRAVFGMVEAALGAIDLGAHAGAHPRLGAVDHVCFHPLAGAALRDVAALAAAVAADIGDGLRVPTYLYGAAHREGRKLAAIRRQLGYFKPQSSAEWHGPLPVAADTTALPVAPDAGPDAASASKGVLVLGATAWVDNYNVPVRTADVEAVRRVARRVSERGGGLRSVQAMGLAHGDGGAEVACNLLDLGSVGAEEVQGMVERLAGEEGLAVGEGYFTDFSQEKIVELYMEKSAQAEA